The Kineothrix sp. MB12-C1 genome includes a window with the following:
- the hcp gene encoding hydroxylamine reductase — protein MENKMFCYQCQETAKCTGCTQVGVCGKSPEVSAMQDLLVFVTKGLSAVTTQLREEGKVVDANVNHLATLNLFITITNANFDEEAIVARIVETLEVKKDLLGQIENVQNLPQAALWETSDRGEFAAKAATVGVLATENEDVRSLRELITYGLKGLSAYSKHANALLQDDEEVDAFLQRALAKTLDDSLSVDELIALTLETGKYGVNGMALLDTANTTAYGNPEITKVNIGVGTRPGILISGHDLRDMEMLLEQTEGTGVDVYTHSEMLPAHYYPAFKKYSHFVGNYGNAWWKQKDEFESFNGPILMTTNCIVPPKDSYKDRLYTTGSAGYPGCKHIAGGIGEKKDFSEIIALAKTCAAPVEIETGEIIGGFAHNQVLALADTVVDAVKSGAIKKFVVMAGCDGRSKERNYYTDFAQALPQDAVILTAGCAKYKYNKLDLGDIGGIPRVLDAGQCNDSYSLAVIALKLKEVFGLEDINELPIAYNIAWYEQKAVIVLLALLYLGVKNIHLGPTLPAFLSPNVASVLVENFGIAGIGTVEDDIKLFF, from the coding sequence ATGGAGAACAAGATGTTTTGTTACCAGTGCCAGGAGACCGCTAAATGTACAGGATGTACACAGGTAGGTGTTTGCGGCAAAAGCCCTGAAGTTTCTGCGATGCAAGATTTGCTCGTATTTGTAACAAAGGGATTATCAGCTGTTACTACACAGCTTCGTGAGGAAGGCAAAGTAGTTGATGCCAATGTAAATCATCTGGCAACACTTAACTTATTTATTACTATTACAAATGCAAATTTTGATGAAGAGGCAATTGTTGCCCGCATCGTAGAAACACTTGAAGTGAAAAAGGATCTTCTTGGACAGATAGAAAATGTACAGAACCTTCCACAAGCAGCACTTTGGGAAACTTCCGATAGAGGGGAGTTCGCAGCAAAGGCCGCAACAGTAGGTGTACTCGCTACAGAAAATGAAGATGTACGTAGTCTTCGTGAACTTATCACATACGGACTTAAGGGACTTTCTGCTTACAGCAAGCATGCAAATGCACTTTTACAGGATGATGAAGAAGTAGATGCATTCCTTCAGAGAGCGCTTGCAAAGACATTGGATGATTCCTTAAGTGTAGATGAATTAATTGCTCTTACTTTGGAGACAGGAAAATATGGCGTAAACGGTATGGCTCTTTTAGATACAGCTAATACAACGGCTTACGGCAATCCGGAAATAACAAAAGTAAATATCGGAGTAGGTACCCGTCCCGGTATCCTTATTTCAGGTCATGACCTTCGCGACATGGAGATGCTTCTTGAGCAGACAGAAGGCACCGGCGTAGATGTATATACACACTCAGAGATGCTCCCTGCACATTATTATCCGGCATTCAAGAAATATTCTCACTTCGTAGGTAACTATGGAAATGCATGGTGGAAACAGAAAGATGAATTCGAAAGCTTCAACGGACCGATCTTAATGACTACGAACTGTATCGTTCCTCCTAAGGATAGTTACAAAGATCGTCTGTATACAACAGGCTCCGCAGGTTATCCGGGATGCAAGCATATTGCCGGTGGAATTGGTGAGAAGAAAGATTTCTCCGAAATTATCGCTCTTGCGAAAACATGCGCGGCTCCTGTCGAAATTGAAACAGGAGAAATTATCGGTGGATTTGCTCACAATCAGGTACTTGCACTTGCAGATACAGTAGTGGATGCAGTAAAATCCGGTGCAATTAAGAAATTTGTCGTTATGGCAGGCTGTGACGGAAGATCGAAGGAAAGAAATTACTACACAGACTTTGCACAGGCGTTACCCCAGGATGCGGTTATCCTTACTGCAGGATGTGCAAAATATAAATACAATAAGCTTGACCTGGGCGATATCGGAGGAATTCCCCGCGTTCTTGATGCAGGACAGTGTAATGACTCCTATTCACTTGCAGTAATCGCTCTCAAATTAAAAGAGGTATTCGGCCTCGAAGATATTAACGAGCTGCCTATCGCATACAATATTGCTTGGTATGAGCAGAAAGCGGTTATTGTATTGCTGGCACTTCTTTACCTGGGCGTTAAGAACATCCACTTAGGACCTACGCTGCCTGCATTCCTTTCTCCTAACGTAGCTAGTGTGCTCGTAGAGAACTTCGGAATCGCCGGAATCGGTACAGTGGAAGATGATATAAAGCTGTTCTTCTAA
- a CDS encoding Crp/Fnr family transcriptional regulator translates to MVIKVELQLMDSPLFWDMTKEEIDSCLACSRSEIIPYEKDQIIFSQHDKPHKLHVLLEGSVAICNDSVSGKRNIITSIDKAGELFGEVFLFLGKEGYDHYAQALGPSTVLLIPKEFLYHNCGENCDYHTKLISNLLTILAQKAYYLNRKLQIMSAGTLRQKVARVLLQHSDVDGQVSLPMNREEMADFLNVARPSLSRELMRMQKEGIITIHKKDIIINDKDAFQEIL, encoded by the coding sequence ATGGTTATTAAGGTGGAATTACAGTTAATGGATAGCCCGCTGTTCTGGGATATGACAAAAGAAGAGATTGATAGTTGCCTGGCATGCAGCCGTTCAGAAATTATTCCTTATGAAAAAGATCAGATTATTTTTTCCCAGCACGATAAGCCGCATAAACTGCATGTGTTGCTGGAAGGCTCTGTGGCTATTTGCAACGATTCTGTATCCGGCAAGCGCAATATTATTACATCCATCGATAAGGCGGGAGAGCTATTCGGGGAGGTCTTCCTATTTCTTGGAAAGGAAGGTTATGACCATTATGCCCAGGCCCTTGGCCCCTCTACCGTATTGCTTATACCGAAAGAATTCCTGTATCATAACTGCGGTGAGAATTGTGATTACCATACGAAGCTTATTTCCAATCTGCTGACGATTCTCGCGCAAAAGGCATATTACTTGAATCGTAAACTACAAATTATGTCGGCAGGTACATTACGTCAGAAGGTTGCCAGGGTATTGTTACAGCATTCGGATGTAGACGGTCAAGTATCCCTTCCGATGAATAGAGAAGAAATGGCAGATTTCTTAAATGTGGCACGCCCATCTCTTTCAAGGGAGTTGATGAGAATGCAGAAAGAAGGGATTATTACCATTCATAAGAAAGATATCATCATTAATGATAAAGATGCATTTCAGGAAATATTGTAA
- a CDS encoding formate/nitrite transporter family protein, with protein sequence MEENLYTPRQILQKYIKACSGKIVNPLWKTLLLGVMAGAFVSIGAAASSVSMYGIENVGVARTVGGLVFPIGLMLIILIGGELFTSNCLLVMGVLDKRYSSLKMVKNLFLVFFSNLAGAVLIALLITYSGQFNFSDNALGAYVIKVAVTKSGIDPINAFISAILCNIIVCTAVFMAAGAKDMAGKILGIFFPIFVFVICGFEHCVANMYYISAGILASGNADYTAKAMELYGLAEKQISTLTITNMLIINLIPVTFGNMVGGMLFVGIPIYFLYREKKGGADMSSHKLHVPTFPVGKEKIS encoded by the coding sequence ATGGAAGAAAACTTGTATACACCTAGACAGATATTACAGAAATATATAAAAGCATGCAGCGGCAAGATAGTGAATCCTCTTTGGAAGACGTTATTGCTCGGAGTGATGGCCGGTGCTTTCGTTAGTATAGGTGCGGCAGCCAGCAGCGTATCCATGTATGGAATTGAGAATGTAGGAGTAGCAAGAACCGTAGGAGGTCTTGTGTTCCCTATCGGACTTATGCTGATTATTTTAATTGGCGGAGAATTGTTTACAAGTAATTGTCTGCTTGTGATGGGGGTTCTCGATAAAAGATATTCCTCTTTGAAGATGGTAAAGAATCTTTTTCTTGTATTTTTCAGCAATCTTGCAGGAGCTGTACTGATAGCTCTTTTGATTACCTATAGCGGTCAGTTTAACTTTTCCGATAATGCATTAGGTGCTTATGTTATTAAGGTAGCAGTTACCAAATCAGGGATTGATCCGATCAATGCGTTTATTTCAGCCATTCTTTGTAATATCATTGTCTGTACAGCAGTGTTTATGGCAGCAGGAGCCAAGGATATGGCGGGAAAAATTCTTGGAATTTTCTTTCCTATCTTCGTATTTGTTATTTGCGGCTTTGAGCATTGCGTGGCTAATATGTATTATATATCTGCAGGGATTCTAGCTTCAGGAAATGCGGATTATACAGCAAAGGCAATGGAATTATACGGACTGGCAGAGAAACAAATTTCTACGCTTACTATTACAAATATGCTTATAATAAATTTAATTCCGGTCACATTTGGAAATATGGTAGGAGGAATGTTATTTGTCGGAATTCCTATCTATTTCTTATATAGGGAAAAGAAAGGCGGTGCGGATATGTCTTCGCATAAGCTGCATGTTCCCACCTTCCCAGTAGGGAAGGAAAAAATTTCATAG
- a CDS encoding LysR family transcriptional regulator produces MNTQLLHYAVEIEKTGSITKAAQNLFMAQPNLSKALKELEEHLGYAIFERTFNGMIPTERGYGFLLHAKRIMDHISQIEALSENKEPRTQQFHISIPRGSYIAEAFTEFVAELDPQLGMDVMIQETNSMQAINNVAYENFNLGIIRYQSIYENYFVDFIKSKGLQQEVVWKFEYLLVMADNHPLAGKGSLKGEDLFPYIELSHSDLVIPYVDRKSMNLQEHNEVEGKHIYVFDRGCQFDLLARVPNTYMWVSPLPELYLKQYGLVQRKCSIPNNSYKDVLIYREGYQPGKMDEKFKEKLCRARDEVAYEVR; encoded by the coding sequence ATGAATACACAACTTTTGCATTATGCAGTGGAAATAGAAAAGACTGGTTCTATTACAAAAGCAGCACAGAACTTGTTTATGGCGCAGCCGAATCTGTCAAAGGCTTTGAAAGAATTAGAAGAACATTTGGGATATGCGATATTCGAACGCACCTTTAATGGAATGATACCGACGGAGAGGGGCTATGGGTTTCTTCTTCACGCGAAAAGGATTATGGATCATATATCTCAGATTGAAGCTCTTTCAGAGAATAAAGAGCCGAGGACCCAGCAATTCCACATATCCATACCACGGGGAAGCTATATCGCTGAGGCCTTTACGGAATTTGTAGCGGAATTGGACCCACAGCTTGGAATGGATGTTATGATACAGGAAACGAATTCTATGCAGGCAATTAATAATGTGGCTTATGAGAATTTTAATCTGGGTATTATTCGATATCAGAGTATTTATGAAAATTATTTTGTAGATTTTATAAAAAGCAAAGGACTACAACAAGAAGTTGTTTGGAAGTTTGAATACCTGTTAGTAATGGCAGATAATCATCCGCTTGCAGGTAAGGGCTCACTGAAAGGTGAGGATTTATTCCCTTATATCGAACTGTCCCATTCCGATTTAGTAATACCTTATGTAGATAGGAAGAGTATGAATCTGCAAGAGCATAACGAGGTGGAAGGAAAACATATTTATGTATTTGATAGGGGATGCCAGTTCGATTTGCTGGCAAGAGTACCGAATACTTATATGTGGGTATCTCCTCTTCCTGAGCTATACTTGAAGCAATATGGGTTAGTGCAGCGTAAATGTAGTATACCGAATAATAGTTATAAAGATGTTCTTATCTATAGAGAAGGCTATCAGCCGGGTAAGATGGATGAGAAATTTAAGGAAAAGCTATGCCGGGCGAGAGATGAGGTAGCATATGAGGTACGCTAG